A window of Oncorhynchus kisutch isolate 150728-3 linkage group LG10, Okis_V2, whole genome shotgun sequence contains these coding sequences:
- the LOC116375884 gene encoding ubiquitin carboxyl-terminal hydrolase 37-like isoform X1, with the protein MVTASVWKNREKKNVKDHDQLDSSFVSSFHLKPSTTSLTPLNPLSGRTPIGTPSPSPPGSPARSPSTLSKFFGLSCLSSLHMSSLSSSSSSSSSEEGSQTSSPFSASSVSLAVSTQFSSSATPPSPACPSSTTHVSSPAPQSSSPNPLDHHGETNKDSETARDLMSSEVKEVGAVVPKRMIPLFAGIAEASIDLKASSVSLERPLVRSREAMARLPNLVSKSSTQLGEQSCTDEGEDNTKLFGLPNIGNTCFMNSALQCLLGLPAFCRDILRQQNIWSSSPSSKLLCCFAKLHQARLSGGTVNAKNKENKKILQTVKRCLSVVNEDYEEDYEQDAHECVLLLLFQLKEEGMALKGSPEPYTCPVKQLEFKLKTSRTCTSCGVIVYGQEDYNHLSLSLSHYLPHSLDLYFKPSALECACRVCSGSTASVTRHFLTLPRVLMLHIKRFTAGDWEPEKVDDPMSIPAEITLPAVCGKTAHVQSGARASSLGRNNMDNTPANSPKGTLDRPASNSSDQLEKPADSEKKQQAAAVRHQPDNIYKLSSVISHLGDNMYTGHYISDVLDSRGSGWLCLDDAHVLRTDEATVLKEIAQTAYILFYVCSGAGEGDQAPHYQEKDQENPSLNSGSGTALRDHLE; encoded by the exons ATGGTAACTGCGTCAGTTTGGAAAAACCGGGAGAAGAAGAACGTAAAGGATCACGACCAACTTGATTCTTCCTTTGTCTCTTCTTTCCATTTGAAACCGTCTACAACATCTCTGACGCCCCTCAACCCCTTGTCTGGCCGAACACCAATCGgcactccatccccctcaccccctGGATCCCCTGCCAGATCCCCTTCCACTCTCTCCAAGTTCTTCGGCCTctcttgcctctcctctctccacatgtcatctctctcttcttcttcttcttcttcttcttcagagGAAGGATCACAGACCTCCTCCCCTTTTAGTGCATCTTCTGTTTCCCTGGCTGTCTCAACTCAGTTTTCCTCCTCTGCCACTCCCCCCAGTCCTGCCTGCCCTTCCTCCACAACCCACGTCTCCTCCCCTGccccccagtcctcctctccaaaCCCCCTGGACCACCATGGAGAGACCAACAAAGACAGTGAGACTGCCAG AGATCTTATGAGCTctgaggtcaaagaggtgggagCAGTTGTTCCAAAGAGAATGATACCCCTATTTGCTGGCATTGCAG aggcCTCCATTGACCTGAAGGCTTCCTCTGTCTCCTTGGAGAG gcCATTGGTCAGGTCTCGGGAAGCCATGGCTCGCCTCCCCAACCTGGTCAGCAAGAGTAGCACCCAGCTGGGGGAGCAGAGCTGCACAGACGAGGGCGAAGACAACACCAAGCTCTTCgg GTTGCCTAATATTGGCAACACCTGCTTCATGAACTCTGCTCTGCAGTGCCTGCTGGGGCTGCCAGCATTTTGCAGAGACATCCTGAGACAGCAGAACATCTGGagttcctccccctcctctaaaCTGCTATG CTGCTTTGCCAAGTTACATCAGGCCAGGCTTTCTGGAGGCACTGTTAATGCTAAGAACAAGGAAAATAAGAAAATCCTTCAAACAGTCAAGCGCTGTCTTTCCGTTGTCAATGAGGACTATGAGGAAGACTATGAACAG GATGCCCATGAATGTGTGTTGCTCCTCCTCTTTCAGCTGAAGGAGGAGGGTATGGCATTAAAGGGCTCACCAGAGCCATACACCTGCCCCGTGAAGCAGTTAGAATTCAAGCTGAAGACTTCCCGTACCTGCACCAG CTGTGGAGTTATAGTGTATGGTCAGGAGGATTATAATCACCTGTCACTGAGCCTGAGCCATTACCTGCCACACAGCCTGGACCTCTACTTTAAG CCATCTGCGTTAGAGTGTGCATGCAGGGTGTGCTCAGGCAGCACGGCATCTGTGACTAGGCACTTCCTCACGCTGCCCCG GGTCCTAATGCTTCATATCAAGCGATTTACTGCAGGTGACTGGGAGCCAGAGAAGGTGGAtgatcccatgtccatccctgcAGAAATAACCCTCCCAGCCGTATGTGGGAAGACAGCCCATGTCCAGTCTGGAGCCAG GGCAAGCTCCCTGGGTAGAAACAACATGGACAACACACCTGCAAACTCCCCGAAAGGCACCCTTGATAGACCAG CTTCAAATTCCTCTGaccagctagagaaaccagctgACAGTGAGAAAAAGCAGCAGGCAGCCGctgtg AGACACCAGCCAGACAATATCTACAAATTGTCAAGTGTGATCTCACATCTGGGAGACAACATGTATACAG GCCACTACATCAGTGATGTTTTGGACAGCCGTGGCAGTGGGTGGCTCTGCCTGGATGACGCACATGTCTTGAGGACAGATGAGGCCACTGTGCTGAAGGAGATTGCACAGACTGCCTACATCCTGTTCTATGTCTGCAG TGGAGCAGGTGAAGGAGACCAGGCCCCTCACTACCAGGAGAAGGACCAGGAGAACCCATCATTAAACTCAGGGAGTGGCACAGCGCTCAGGGACCACCTGGAGTAG
- the LOC116375884 gene encoding ubiquitin carboxyl-terminal hydrolase 37-like isoform X2 encodes MVTASVWKNREKKNVKDHDQLDSSFVSSFHLKPSTTSLTPLNPLSGRTPIGTPSPSPPGSPARSPSTLSKFFGLSCLSSLHMSSLSSSSSSSSSEEGSQTSSPFSASSVSLAVSTQFSSSATPPSPACPSSTTHVSSPAPQSSSPNPLDHHGETNKDSETARDLMSSEVKEVGAVVPKRMIPLFAGIAEASIDLKASSVSLERPLVRSREAMARLPNLVSKSSTQLGEQSCTDEGEDNTKLFGLPNIGNTCFMNSALQCLLGLPAFCRDILRQQNIWSSSPSSKLLCCFAKLHQARLSGGTVNAKNKENKKILQTVKRCLSVVNEDYEEDYEQDAHECVLLLLFQLKEEGMALKGSPEPYTCPVKQLEFKLKTSRTCTSCGVIVYGQEDYNHLSLSLSHYLPHSLDLYFKPSALECACRVCSGSTASVTRHFLTLPRVLMLHIKRFTAGDWEPEKVDDPMSIPAEITLPAVCGKTAHVQSGARASSLGRNNMDNTPANSPKGTLDRPASNSSDQLEKPADSEKKQQAAAVRHQPDNIYKLSSVISHLGDNMYTGMQACRPLHQ; translated from the exons ATGGTAACTGCGTCAGTTTGGAAAAACCGGGAGAAGAAGAACGTAAAGGATCACGACCAACTTGATTCTTCCTTTGTCTCTTCTTTCCATTTGAAACCGTCTACAACATCTCTGACGCCCCTCAACCCCTTGTCTGGCCGAACACCAATCGgcactccatccccctcaccccctGGATCCCCTGCCAGATCCCCTTCCACTCTCTCCAAGTTCTTCGGCCTctcttgcctctcctctctccacatgtcatctctctcttcttcttcttcttcttcttcttcagagGAAGGATCACAGACCTCCTCCCCTTTTAGTGCATCTTCTGTTTCCCTGGCTGTCTCAACTCAGTTTTCCTCCTCTGCCACTCCCCCCAGTCCTGCCTGCCCTTCCTCCACAACCCACGTCTCCTCCCCTGccccccagtcctcctctccaaaCCCCCTGGACCACCATGGAGAGACCAACAAAGACAGTGAGACTGCCAG AGATCTTATGAGCTctgaggtcaaagaggtgggagCAGTTGTTCCAAAGAGAATGATACCCCTATTTGCTGGCATTGCAG aggcCTCCATTGACCTGAAGGCTTCCTCTGTCTCCTTGGAGAG gcCATTGGTCAGGTCTCGGGAAGCCATGGCTCGCCTCCCCAACCTGGTCAGCAAGAGTAGCACCCAGCTGGGGGAGCAGAGCTGCACAGACGAGGGCGAAGACAACACCAAGCTCTTCgg GTTGCCTAATATTGGCAACACCTGCTTCATGAACTCTGCTCTGCAGTGCCTGCTGGGGCTGCCAGCATTTTGCAGAGACATCCTGAGACAGCAGAACATCTGGagttcctccccctcctctaaaCTGCTATG CTGCTTTGCCAAGTTACATCAGGCCAGGCTTTCTGGAGGCACTGTTAATGCTAAGAACAAGGAAAATAAGAAAATCCTTCAAACAGTCAAGCGCTGTCTTTCCGTTGTCAATGAGGACTATGAGGAAGACTATGAACAG GATGCCCATGAATGTGTGTTGCTCCTCCTCTTTCAGCTGAAGGAGGAGGGTATGGCATTAAAGGGCTCACCAGAGCCATACACCTGCCCCGTGAAGCAGTTAGAATTCAAGCTGAAGACTTCCCGTACCTGCACCAG CTGTGGAGTTATAGTGTATGGTCAGGAGGATTATAATCACCTGTCACTGAGCCTGAGCCATTACCTGCCACACAGCCTGGACCTCTACTTTAAG CCATCTGCGTTAGAGTGTGCATGCAGGGTGTGCTCAGGCAGCACGGCATCTGTGACTAGGCACTTCCTCACGCTGCCCCG GGTCCTAATGCTTCATATCAAGCGATTTACTGCAGGTGACTGGGAGCCAGAGAAGGTGGAtgatcccatgtccatccctgcAGAAATAACCCTCCCAGCCGTATGTGGGAAGACAGCCCATGTCCAGTCTGGAGCCAG GGCAAGCTCCCTGGGTAGAAACAACATGGACAACACACCTGCAAACTCCCCGAAAGGCACCCTTGATAGACCAG CTTCAAATTCCTCTGaccagctagagaaaccagctgACAGTGAGAAAAAGCAGCAGGCAGCCGctgtg AGACACCAGCCAGACAATATCTACAAATTGTCAAGTGTGATCTCACATCTGGGAGACAACATGTATACAGGTATGCAGGCATGCAG GCCACTACATCAGTGA
- the LOC116375886 gene encoding myosin heavy chain, embryonic smooth muscle isoform-like, translated as MEKANSCMKQLKRQLEEAEEEATRANAYHRKLQRELDDATEASEGLRREVNTLKSRLRRGGPISFSSSRSGRRQLQVEGTSLYLLSDNEVENKTTDANANETPAAPQPE; from the exons ATGGAGAAGGCCAACTCTTGCATGAAGCAGCTGAAGAGGCAGCttgaggaggctgaggaggaggcCACACGTGCCAACGCCTACCACAGGAAGCTGCAGAGGGAGCTGGACGATGCCACTGAGGCCAGCGAGGGTCTCAGACGTGAGGTCAACACACTCAAGAGCCGCCTCAG GCGTGGAGGCCCCATCAGTTTCTCCTCCAGCCGCTCAGGCAGGCGTCAGCTGCAGGTGGAGGGAACATCGCTCTACCTCCTATCTGACAATGAGGTGGAAAACAAGACCACGGACGCCAATGCCAACGAGACGCCAGCAGCTCCCCAACCAGAGTAG
- the LOC109898619 gene encoding ubiquitin carboxyl-terminal hydrolase 37-like translates to MACLPNLVSKSSTQLGEQSCTGEGEDNTKLLGLPNIGNTCFMNSALQCLLGLPAFCRDILRQQNIWISSPSSKLLCCFAKLHQARLSGGTVNAKNKENKKILQTVKRCLSVVNEDYEEDYEQDAHECVLLLLFQLKEEGMALKGSPEPYTCPVKQLEFKLKTSRTCTSCGVIVYGQEDYNHLSLSLSHYLTHSLDLYFKPSALECACRVCSGSTASVTRHFLTLPRVLMLHIKRFTAGYWEPEKLDDPMSIPAEITLPAVCGKTAHVQYGARASSLGRNNMDNTPANSPKGTLDRPGHYISDVLDSRGSGWLCLDDAHVLRTDEATVLKEIAQTAYILFYVCSREGEGDQAPHYQEKHQENPSLNSGRGTALRDHLE, encoded by the exons ATGGCTTGCCTCCCCAACCTGGTCAGCAAGAGTAGCACCCAGCTGGGGGAGCAGAGCTGCACAGGCGAGGGCGAAGACAACACCAAGCTCCtcgg GTTGCCTAATATTGGCAACACCTGCTTCATGAACTCTGCTCTGCAGTGCCTGCTGGGGCTGCCAGCATTTTGCAGAGACATCCTGAGACAGCAGAACATCTggatttcctccccctcctctaaaCTGCTATG CTGCTTTGCCAAGTTACATCAGGCCAGGCTTTCTGGAGGCACTGTTAATGCTAAGAACAAGGAAAATAAGAAAATCCTTCAAACAGTCAAGCGCTGCCTTTCCGTTGTCAATGAGGACTATGAGGAAGACTATGAACAG GATGCCCATGAATGTGTGTTGCTCCTCCTCTTTCAGCTGAAGGAGGAGGGTATGGCATTAAAGGGCTCACCAGAGCCATACACCTGCCCCGTGAAGCAGTTAGAATTCAAGCTGAAGACTTCCCGTACCTGCACCAG CTGTGGAGTTATAGTGTATGGTCAGGAGGATTATAATCACCTGTCACTGAGCCTGAGCCATTACCTGACACACAGCCTGGACCTCTACTTTAAG CCATCTGCGTTAGAGTGTGCATGCAGGGTGTGCTCAGGCAGCACAGCATCTGTGACTAGGCACTTCCTCACGCTGCCCCG GGTCCTAATGCTTCATATCAAGCGATTTACTGCAGGCTACTGGGAGCCAGAGAAGTTGGAtgatcccatgtccatccctgcAGAAATAACCCTCCCAGCCGTATGTGGGAAGACAGCCCATGTCCAGTATGGAGCCAG GGCAAGCTCCCTGGGTAGAAACAACATGGACAACACACCTGCAAACTCCCCGAAAGGCACCCTTGATAGACCAG GCCACTACATCAGTGATGTTTTGGACAGCCGTGGCAGTGGGTGGCTCTGCCTGGATGACGCACATGTCTTGAGGACAGATGAGGCCACTGTGCTGAAGGAGATTGCACAGACTGCCTACATCCTGTTCTATGTCTGCAG TAGAGAAGGTGAAGGAGACCAGGCCCCTCACTACCAGGAGAAGCACCAGGAGAACCCATCATTAAACTCAGGGAGAGGCACAGCGCTCAGGGACCACCTGGAGTAG
- the LOC116375888 gene encoding myosin heavy chain, embryonic smooth muscle isoform-like, whose amino-acid sequence MDTLTLELVAERNMTQKSENARQQLERQNKDLRAKLGELEGSVKSRFKASITALEAKILQLEEQLEQEAKERAAANKLVRRTAKKLKEVCMQVEDERRHSDQYKEQMEKANSRMKQLKRQLEEAEEEATRANAYRRKLQRELDDATEATLSREVNTLKSRLRRGGPVSFSSSRSGRRQLQVEGTSLDLLSDDEVENKTTDANANETPADPQPE is encoded by the exons atgGACACCCTGACCCTGGAGCTTGTGGCAGAGCGCAACATGACCCAGAAGAGTGAGAATGCGCGCCAGCAGCTGGAGAGGCAGAACAAGGACTTGCGGGCCAAGCTGGGCGAGCTGGAGGGCTCCGTGAAGAGCCGGTTCAAGGCCTCCATCACCGCCCTGGAGGCCAAGATACTGCAGCTGGAGGAGCAGCTGGAGCAGGAGGCTAA GGAGCGAGCAGCGGCCAATAAGCTTGTGAGACGGACAGCGAAGAAGCTGAAGGAGGTGTGCATGCAGGTGGAGGACGAGCGCCGCCATTCCGACCAGTACAAGGAACAG ATGGAGAAGGCCAACTCTCGCATGAAGCAGCTGAAGAGGCAGCttgaggaggctgaggaggaggcCACACGTGCCAACGCCTACCGCAGGAAGCTGCAGAGGGAGCTGGACGATGCCACTGAGGCCACTCTCAGCCGTGAGGTCAACACACTCAAGAGCCGCCTCAG GCGTGGAGGCCCCGTCAGTTTCTCCTCCAGCCGCTCAGGCAGGCGTCAGCTGCAGGTGGAGGGAACATCGCTCGACCTCCTATCCGACGATGAGGTGGAAAACAAGACCACGGACGCCAATGCCAACGAGACGCCAGCAGATCCCCAACCAGAGTAG
- the LOC116375889 gene encoding ubiquitin carboxyl-terminal hydrolase 37-like yields MYTGHYISDVLDSRGSGWLCLDDAHVLRTDEATVLKEIAQTAYILFYVCSGAGEGDQAPHYQEKDQEKPSLNSGRGTALRDHLE; encoded by the exons ATGTATACAG GCCACTACATCAGTGATGTTTTGGACAGCCGTGGCAGTGGGTGGCTCTGCCTGGATGACGCACATGTCTTGAGGACAGATGAGGCCACTGTGCTGAAGGAGATTGCACAGACTGCCTACATCCTGTTCTATGTCTGCAG TGGAGCAGGTGAAGGAGACCAGGCCCCTCACTACCAGGAGAAGGACCAGGAGAAACCATCATTAAACTCAGGTAGAGGCACAGCGCTCAGGGACCACCTGGAGTAG